The proteins below are encoded in one region of Fimbriimonadaceae bacterium:
- a CDS encoding helix-hairpin-helix domain-containing protein, protein MAWLGMTSGQRCSAFGLAIAGIAIVGAIGQGALNRSAAPPPRSAAKASLFGGEPSASRREKVSLNKADQAGLESLPGIGPVFAGRILELRRQRGSFRSIDELLDVKGIRPDLVERLRPLVTL, encoded by the coding sequence GTGGCCTGGCTCGGCATGACCTCGGGACAGCGGTGCTCCGCGTTCGGACTCGCCATTGCCGGCATCGCGATCGTCGGGGCCATCGGCCAAGGCGCACTCAACCGCTCCGCCGCCCCTCCCCCAAGGTCGGCCGCCAAAGCTTCGCTCTTCGGGGGGGAGCCCTCGGCTTCGCGCCGCGAGAAAGTCTCGCTCAATAAAGCCGACCAAGCCGGGCTCGAGTCTCTGCCCGGCATTGGGCCGGTCTTCGCAGGGCGCATCCTGGAGCTGAGGCGACAAAGGGGCAGCTTTCGCTCCATCGACGAGCTTCTGGACGTGAAAGGCATCCGGCCGGACCTGGTGGAGCGCCTGCGCCCCTTGGTGACGCTGTGA
- a CDS encoding class I SAM-dependent methyltransferase, with product MNWEAGDEQALAYFNATKGRGPNPFLTIAEPHLGPIGHALDLGAGVGNTARWLADRGWTVHAVEPNQDAHRFFAETAGEAEGVALEAAHFHNASLGSYDAVLALFTLFFEEPGRFPATWRRLTASLRPGGVFAGQFLGPNDDWSERCLTHSRAEVEALFPGWEFLHFEEVDRDGDTALGEAKHWHVFHVIARKP from the coding sequence GTGAACTGGGAGGCCGGAGACGAGCAGGCGCTCGCCTACTTCAACGCCACAAAGGGCCGCGGGCCGAACCCCTTCCTCACGATCGCCGAGCCCCATCTGGGCCCGATCGGCCACGCGCTTGACCTGGGCGCGGGCGTCGGTAACACTGCGCGGTGGCTGGCGGATCGCGGGTGGACCGTCCACGCGGTGGAGCCAAACCAGGACGCGCACCGCTTCTTCGCGGAGACTGCCGGGGAGGCCGAGGGCGTCGCCCTGGAAGCGGCCCACTTTCACAATGCGAGCCTAGGCAGCTACGACGCGGTCCTTGCCCTGTTCACCCTCTTCTTCGAAGAGCCGGGCCGCTTCCCCGCGACCTGGCGGCGGCTCACCGCCAGCCTTCGCCCGGGCGGCGTCTTCGCGGGACAGTTCCTGGGGCCAAACGACGATTGGAGCGAGCGGTGCCTGACTCACAGCCGCGCGGAGGTAGAGGCCCTCTTCCCCGGCTGGGAGTTCCTCCACTTCGAAGAGGTCGACCGCGACGGCGACACCGCCCTTGGCGAGGCCAAACATTGGCACGTCTTCCACGTCATCGCACGGAAGCCGTGA
- a CDS encoding glycosyltransferase family 39 protein: protein MKVRGWLVAIACVLPFLATWTYGLFDLDEGFYAAVVADMIRRGDWITPTLNGSPWFEKPILAYWLAIPSIQVFGEWVGPRLPSALCTLATALVLSRFVRRHGGADGPFLSLFVPLVYCGSLLVVAIGRLMMTDAPLVLCLTLAGTTFFDSLHGDRRLRLASAVFVGLGVLAKGPVAAVLFLGLVAMLYARLPERRPEFRGYWALGVGLCLGVLATWYVPCYMANGQTFVQKFLIEQNVGRFTGGDKAHAVPWWSHPVYYPLIVVLAALPYWPRVAGQLFRRGERAHSGLWEWALGTVLVPLVFFTLSGTKLPHYILPAMPGVAVLVGLAFAQFEPRRQEAWLRFGLGWCAFVSVMAWGVFTWDWTNRMADVQRLAIRARREPGPLVVYRIGREGPMGTGSLELQDTSHPSINFYYRRPVVEAETPEALPYEKGGFLVLTRDGRWERDAANLPAGWTSELVREEGGRGGYRLWRVTASVR from the coding sequence ATGAAAGTGCGGGGCTGGCTGGTGGCGATCGCCTGCGTGCTGCCGTTCCTTGCCACTTGGACGTACGGGCTTTTCGATCTGGACGAGGGGTTCTATGCCGCCGTCGTCGCGGACATGATTCGTCGAGGCGACTGGATCACGCCGACGTTGAACGGCTCGCCTTGGTTCGAAAAGCCGATCCTGGCGTACTGGCTGGCGATCCCCTCGATCCAGGTGTTCGGCGAATGGGTGGGGCCGAGGCTGCCGAGCGCGCTCTGCACTTTGGCGACGGCGCTCGTCCTTTCGCGGTTCGTGCGGCGGCACGGCGGTGCGGACGGCCCGTTCCTCTCGCTCTTTGTCCCGCTCGTCTATTGCGGCAGTTTGCTCGTCGTCGCGATCGGTCGGTTGATGATGACCGACGCTCCTCTGGTGCTCTGCCTGACCCTCGCTGGCACGACGTTCTTCGACTCGCTCCATGGCGACCGCCGGCTCCGGCTCGCCTCGGCGGTCTTCGTGGGCCTCGGAGTCCTGGCGAAGGGTCCGGTGGCGGCCGTCCTGTTCTTGGGTCTCGTCGCCATGCTCTACGCCAGGCTGCCGGAGAGGCGGCCGGAGTTCAGGGGCTATTGGGCGCTTGGCGTGGGACTGTGCCTGGGCGTGCTCGCCACTTGGTATGTGCCCTGTTACATGGCCAACGGCCAGACCTTCGTCCAGAAGTTCTTGATCGAGCAGAACGTGGGCCGGTTCACCGGCGGGGACAAGGCGCACGCCGTCCCTTGGTGGTCGCACCCGGTCTACTATCCCCTGATCGTGGTCTTGGCGGCTCTGCCCTATTGGCCGCGGGTCGCGGGGCAGCTCTTCCGCCGGGGGGAACGCGCCCACTCGGGACTTTGGGAATGGGCGCTGGGCACGGTACTGGTGCCCCTGGTCTTCTTCACGCTGAGCGGGACGAAGCTGCCGCACTACATCCTGCCTGCAATGCCGGGCGTGGCGGTGCTGGTCGGGCTGGCCTTCGCCCAGTTCGAGCCGCGGCGGCAGGAGGCTTGGCTTCGGTTCGGGCTCGGATGGTGCGCGTTCGTCTCCGTGATGGCCTGGGGCGTGTTCACCTGGGACTGGACGAACCGGATGGCGGACGTCCAGCGGCTGGCGATTCGGGCGCGGCGGGAGCCGGGGCCGCTTGTGGTCTACCGGATCGGCCGCGAGGGGCCGATGGGGACCGGTTCGCTGGAACTCCAGGACACCAGCCACCCCTCGATCAATTTTTACTACCGTCGGCCGGTGGTCGAAGCCGAGACGCCGGAGGCGCTGCCTTACGAGAAAGGCGGGTTCCTCGTCTTGACCCGGGACGGGCGCTGGGAGCGCGACGCCGCGAACCTGCCGGCGGGTTGGACAAGCGAACTGGTCCGCGAGGAAGGAGGACGGGGCGGCTACCGCCTTTGGCGTGTCACGGCTTCCGTGCGATGA
- the rimO gene encoding 30S ribosomal protein S12 methylthiotransferase RimO — translation MPKNVRIVTLGCAKNDVDSEEIAGVLRESGYSVDGSAEADVTVINTCGFLEAAKQESIQAIREAVAKKGRGRVVVAGCLAQRMGAELAKAAPGADAYVGVGQMARFGEIVTGLNGTTSIEIKPPHHRWADVPTRARTGRPWSAYLKVSEGCDHRCTFCTIPSFRGAHQSKPMERLVAEARHLASTGAKELNLIAQDVTQYGYDLYREFTLPRLLRELDGVEGVEWIRILYFYPNRLTDEVIEAMATLPKVVPYVDIPLQHVHPETLRRMKRPWDGERYLRVFEKLRAALPEVAIRTTFIVGFPGETEAEFQALLDFTRDARLDRVGAFMFSREQGTPAYEMSGQVPFRAKRERYDRLMRLQQVVSLEKNKEWVGRPIRVLVDEADEAGVSGRSFRDAPDIDGRVIATGAAEPGTFVEVQVTRASVHDLYGAAPESA, via the coding sequence ATGCCGAAGAACGTCCGTATCGTCACGCTCGGCTGCGCCAAGAACGACGTCGACAGCGAAGAGATCGCCGGCGTCCTCCGGGAGAGCGGCTATAGCGTCGACGGGTCGGCTGAGGCGGACGTCACCGTCATCAACACCTGCGGCTTCCTAGAAGCGGCCAAGCAGGAGTCGATCCAGGCGATTCGCGAGGCGGTGGCAAAGAAGGGCCGTGGCAGGGTCGTCGTCGCAGGCTGCCTGGCCCAGCGCATGGGCGCGGAGCTGGCAAAGGCCGCCCCCGGCGCGGACGCCTATGTCGGAGTCGGCCAGATGGCGCGCTTCGGCGAGATCGTGACCGGGCTCAACGGAACCACCTCGATCGAAATCAAGCCGCCCCACCACCGCTGGGCCGATGTGCCGACAAGGGCCCGCACCGGCAGGCCCTGGAGCGCCTATCTCAAGGTCAGCGAGGGGTGCGACCATCGCTGCACCTTCTGTACCATCCCGAGCTTCCGAGGCGCACACCAAAGCAAGCCGATGGAGCGGCTCGTGGCCGAGGCCCGGCACCTCGCCTCGACCGGCGCAAAAGAGCTCAACCTGATTGCCCAAGACGTCACCCAGTACGGCTATGACCTCTACCGCGAGTTCACCCTGCCACGCCTTCTCCGCGAGCTGGACGGGGTGGAAGGGGTCGAATGGATCCGCATCCTTTACTTCTATCCAAACCGGTTGACCGACGAGGTCATCGAAGCGATGGCGACCCTGCCCAAGGTCGTGCCCTATGTCGACATCCCGTTGCAGCACGTCCACCCAGAAACGCTTCGCCGAATGAAGCGGCCCTGGGACGGCGAGCGCTATCTCCGCGTGTTTGAGAAGCTGCGCGCGGCCCTGCCCGAGGTCGCGATCCGCACGACGTTCATCGTCGGCTTCCCGGGCGAGACCGAGGCCGAGTTCCAAGCACTGCTCGACTTCACCCGCGATGCGCGGCTAGACAGGGTCGGGGCGTTCATGTTCAGCCGCGAACAGGGCACCCCCGCCTATGAGATGAGCGGCCAAGTGCCGTTCCGCGCCAAGCGCGAGCGCTACGACCGCCTCATGCGGCTGCAGCAAGTCGTCTCGCTCGAGAAGAACAAGGAGTGGGTCGGGCGGCCGATCCGGGTGCTCGTTGACGAGGCGGATGAGGCTGGCGTGAGCGGACGGTCCTTCCGCGACGCGCCGGACATTGACGGGCGCGTCATCGCCACGGGAGCGGCCGAACCGGGCACCTTCGTCGAGGTCCAGGTGACCCGGGCCAGCGTCCACGACCTCTACGGTGCCGCACCCGAGAGCGCTTAG
- the pstA gene encoding phosphate ABC transporter permease PstA, which produces MVTDQSLLRRRRLSDKLFKAACFAAAIIAVLFLVFLLVAILRDGLGRISPDFFSNIGSRFPDKAGLKVALAGTIWVIGLTALIAVPLGLAASVYLEEFAPPDHWATRLIQLNISNLAGVPSIVYGLLGLGVFVRFFALDRSVIAGALTMSLLILPTIIVVAQEAIRAVPSAYREGSLALGATRWQTVFRATLPNAMPGIITGIILSVSRAIGETAPLITIGAVAFIASPPDSLGSKFTVIPIQIFDWASRPQKGFHEAAAAAITVLMGVLVVMNSLAVILRARSQRRN; this is translated from the coding sequence ATGGTTACTGACCAGAGCCTCCTTCGGCGTCGCCGTCTGAGCGACAAGTTGTTCAAAGCGGCTTGCTTCGCCGCCGCGATCATCGCCGTTCTGTTCCTGGTATTCCTGCTGGTCGCGATCTTGCGGGACGGCTTGGGCCGGATCAGTCCCGATTTCTTCTCGAACATCGGCTCTCGTTTTCCGGACAAGGCCGGCCTCAAGGTCGCCCTTGCCGGCACGATCTGGGTGATCGGGCTGACGGCCCTCATCGCGGTCCCGTTGGGGCTGGCTGCCTCTGTCTACCTTGAAGAGTTCGCCCCGCCCGACCACTGGGCCACTCGCCTGATCCAGCTCAACATCTCCAATCTTGCTGGAGTCCCGTCGATCGTTTACGGACTCTTGGGGCTCGGCGTCTTCGTCAGGTTTTTCGCCCTGGACCGCTCGGTCATCGCTGGGGCGCTGACCATGAGCCTGCTCATCCTGCCGACGATCATCGTCGTTGCACAAGAAGCGATCCGGGCGGTCCCGAGCGCTTATCGCGAAGGTTCGCTGGCGCTGGGAGCGACCCGCTGGCAAACGGTCTTTCGGGCGACCTTGCCCAATGCGATGCCCGGCATTATCACGGGCATCATCCTAAGCGTCTCGAGAGCTATAGGCGAAACCGCACCTTTGATCACGATCGGGGCGGTCGCCTTCATTGCGAGCCCGCCCGATTCGCTCGGAAGCAAGTTCACGGTGATCCCGATCCAGATCTTCGATTGGGCGAGCCGACCGCAAAAGGGCTTCCATGAGGCCGCCGCCGCCGCCATCACGGTCCTGATGGGCGTGCTCGTCGTCATGAACAGCCTGGCGGTGATCCTCCGAGCCCGCAGCCAGCGTAGAAACTAG
- the pstC gene encoding phosphate ABC transporter permease subunit PstC, with protein sequence MVRQRLPANKLTKAVSRQSLREDALTFVCLLAAMVSVATTIAIVGVLGVEAFAFFAKSGVSVGEFLTGTVWTPTFANPQFGVLPLINGTMLITVGAMVIALPLGLASGIFLSEYASPKLRRVLKPLLELLAGVPTVVFGFFALFQITPFLRSIFPSVEVFNAASGCIVVGVMTLPLVTTLCDDAINAVPRSLREGGLALGATKFEVTRNITLRAALGGIAASFILAVSRAVGETMAVTLAAGQTPKMTLNLGESIATMTAYIVQISKGDTPAGSVEYLTLYAVGATLFVITFLLNVLARRIVRRYRFAY encoded by the coding sequence TTGGTACGGCAGCGGCTGCCGGCGAACAAGCTGACGAAGGCGGTAAGCCGACAGTCTCTTCGAGAAGACGCCCTGACTTTCGTCTGCCTTTTGGCGGCTATGGTCTCGGTCGCCACGACCATAGCCATCGTCGGCGTCCTCGGTGTCGAGGCTTTCGCTTTCTTCGCCAAGTCAGGGGTGTCGGTCGGAGAGTTCCTCACCGGCACGGTTTGGACCCCCACCTTTGCGAACCCTCAGTTCGGCGTCCTTCCGCTCATCAACGGAACGATGCTCATCACCGTGGGCGCGATGGTGATCGCCCTGCCCCTCGGCCTGGCAAGCGGGATCTTCCTGTCCGAATACGCCTCGCCAAAGCTTCGCCGGGTCTTAAAGCCGCTTCTTGAGCTCCTTGCCGGAGTCCCCACCGTCGTCTTTGGCTTCTTCGCGCTCTTTCAGATCACCCCGTTCCTCCGCTCGATTTTTCCGAGCGTCGAGGTCTTCAACGCTGCGTCAGGTTGCATCGTGGTCGGCGTCATGACCCTGCCGCTCGTGACGACCCTCTGTGACGACGCGATCAATGCGGTCCCCCGGTCATTGAGGGAGGGAGGATTGGCCCTCGGGGCCACCAAGTTCGAGGTGACCCGGAACATCACGCTGCGGGCCGCGCTTGGGGGGATCGCCGCCTCGTTCATCCTGGCGGTCTCGCGTGCCGTCGGCGAAACGATGGCCGTCACCTTGGCGGCCGGGCAGACCCCCAAGATGACGCTGAACTTGGGCGAGAGCATCGCGACGATGACCGCCTACATCGTCCAGATCTCGAAGGGCGACACTCCCGCGGGCAGCGTCGAGTACCTCACGCTCTACGCCGTCGGTGCGACGCTCTTCGTCATCACGTTCTTGCTCAACGTCCTGGCCCGACGTATCGTCCGGCGATACCGGTTCGCCTACTGA
- a CDS encoding PstS family phosphate ABC transporter substrate-binding protein, with translation MKSGELERNMKHVGLYAVTVALAGILAAGCGETAPTGGATGSTSGSAGGGTSAAKVSGAINIDGSSTVTPIFAAVAEEFDKGHPDTEAAVGTSGTGGGFKKFIAGEIDIAMASRPIKEEEVKALQAKGIEFIELPVALDGLTLVVNPGNTWAESLTVDELKRIWAPNSKVKNWKDVRAGFPDLPLKLYGAGTDSGTFDYFTLAINGQEGASRTDYQASEDDNILVQGVKGDKGALGYFGYGYFEENKDALKPVKIDAGKGPVEPSPQTVVDGSYQPLSRPLFIYVAKKAADEKPQVDAFVDFFFAEGGDLVRQVGFIPMPADIIESVKKHWDERKVGTVFAGSEVGLGIKEILSKESGGANGAKAGSGH, from the coding sequence ATGAAGAGCGGAGAGCTCGAACGGAACATGAAGCACGTTGGTCTTTATGCGGTAACAGTCGCCTTGGCCGGGATTCTTGCGGCCGGGTGCGGTGAAACGGCCCCTACCGGTGGTGCCACGGGCTCGACCTCTGGAAGTGCGGGTGGCGGCACGTCGGCAGCAAAGGTCTCCGGCGCGATCAACATCGATGGGAGCAGCACGGTGACGCCGATCTTCGCGGCCGTCGCCGAGGAGTTCGACAAGGGACACCCGGACACGGAGGCGGCGGTCGGCACTTCCGGTACAGGTGGCGGCTTCAAGAAGTTCATTGCGGGCGAGATCGATATCGCCATGGCCTCCCGTCCGATCAAGGAGGAGGAAGTGAAGGCCCTGCAGGCGAAGGGCATCGAGTTTATCGAGTTGCCCGTCGCCCTTGACGGTCTTACGCTCGTCGTCAACCCTGGGAACACGTGGGCGGAAAGCCTGACCGTCGACGAGTTGAAGAGGATTTGGGCTCCGAACAGCAAGGTCAAAAACTGGAAGGACGTGCGTGCAGGGTTCCCAGACCTGCCGCTTAAGCTCTACGGTGCTGGTACGGACTCGGGCACCTTCGACTACTTCACCCTTGCCATCAATGGCCAAGAGGGGGCTTCGCGCACCGACTACCAGGCGAGCGAAGACGACAACATCTTGGTCCAAGGCGTCAAAGGCGACAAGGGAGCACTTGGCTACTTCGGCTACGGCTATTTCGAAGAGAACAAGGATGCTCTGAAGCCGGTCAAGATCGACGCGGGCAAAGGCCCGGTCGAGCCTTCGCCTCAGACGGTTGTGGACGGTAGCTACCAGCCCCTGAGCAGGCCGCTCTTCATCTATGTCGCTAAGAAGGCCGCCGACGAGAAGCCTCAGGTCGATGCCTTCGTCGACTTCTTCTTCGCTGAAGGCGGTGACCTGGTGCGGCAAGTCGGATTCATCCCGATGCCGGCTGACATCATCGAATCGGTCAAGAAGCATTGGGACGAGCGCAAAGTCGGAACGGTCTTTGCCGGTTCTGAGGTCGGACTTGGGATCAAGGAAATCTTGAGCAAAGAGTCGGGCGGTGCCAACGGCGCAAAAGCGGGGTCTGGTCACTGA
- the acpS gene encoding holo-ACP synthase — protein sequence MIVAIGIDLVETARIGRAMRRSGFLDRVLTPDEREYCKSAAQVAGRWAAKEAVKKCVPGVASWHDVRILAAQSGAPIASLREGILSPRQRLHVSISHEKGHAVAVAILESA from the coding sequence ATGATCGTCGCCATCGGCATCGACCTGGTCGAGACCGCTCGGATCGGTCGCGCTATGCGGCGGAGCGGCTTTCTCGACCGCGTGCTGACCCCGGACGAGCGCGAGTACTGCAAGAGCGCCGCGCAAGTGGCCGGACGCTGGGCGGCGAAGGAGGCGGTAAAGAAGTGCGTGCCGGGGGTCGCTTCCTGGCACGACGTCCGGATTTTGGCGGCGCAGAGCGGCGCGCCGATTGCGAGTCTGCGCGAAGGAATTCTCTCGCCCCGGCAACGCCTGCACGTGAGCATTTCGCACGAGAAGGGCCATGCCGTGGCCGTGGCCATCCTGGAATCGGCCTAG
- a CDS encoding (Fe-S)-binding protein, translating into MEPTRHEFMHMEPWGFKAAFYALTALSLAVMAAQFLQRARVWQQGKPVWWRSDGLAQVSAYILGQRKVQSSRPKGGAPMHLMIFYGFLSLLLATTLLGIATYSPVIGLPNFHRGVYYLVYETTFDVLGLFFVAGVVWAFFRRWRYDRTFGQPQPDPETGKPETTPNPLTSDWRDYATLGILFMLGVTGYVLEAARISNSPQEWDWASPVGHLLAQAVPNLSNGAYIGIWWFHAAWVWAFFAFLPQMRIRHVVTATLTAAGAPSKPMGELVPVTMEEVEETGQIGVAVAKDYSRWHLLSLDACMSCGRCTEVCPAYNVGKVLNPKQVVQDIRDAAVTGDPVALKVTEEALWQCTTCNACVEACPVLIKHVDMIVDARRNLVAEGKLSGTPSVMLRQVGSTGNAWGAPAANREDWMKGLDVPLCRDGGSFDYLFWVGCAGATDPGAVKTTQAVAKLLKKAGVKFACLGREEACTGDPARRTGDEFLFQEQAGKNVHVFEKYGVKRVVTACPHCFNTLKNEYHQLGGRLEVFHHTQLLRDLIDEGRLNPARPKAGEVAFHDPCYLARVNQESDAPRALVGERTSFNTDAPGLAHDLLKEPDENKVLAEPVQHAHKTLCCGAGGGRMWFEEEPGKRPSERRVRQLLETGAKQIAVACPFCRIMLDASIKQVAGDDVSLVDMAELLQGANEPGRE; encoded by the coding sequence TTGGAGCCGACCCGCCACGAATTCATGCACATGGAGCCTTGGGGCTTCAAGGCCGCGTTCTACGCGCTGACGGCCCTCAGCCTCGCCGTGATGGCCGCCCAGTTCCTGCAGCGAGCCCGGGTGTGGCAGCAAGGCAAACCGGTCTGGTGGCGCAGCGACGGACTTGCGCAAGTCTCGGCCTACATTTTGGGCCAGCGCAAGGTGCAGTCGAGCCGCCCGAAGGGCGGGGCGCCGATGCACCTGATGATCTTCTATGGGTTCCTTTCGCTGTTGCTGGCGACGACCCTCCTCGGCATCGCGACCTACAGCCCCGTGATCGGGCTGCCGAACTTCCACCGGGGGGTCTACTACCTGGTCTATGAGACCACGTTCGACGTGCTCGGGCTCTTCTTCGTGGCGGGCGTGGTGTGGGCATTCTTCCGCCGCTGGCGGTACGACCGAACTTTTGGGCAACCCCAGCCCGATCCGGAGACGGGAAAGCCGGAGACCACGCCGAACCCATTGACGAGCGACTGGCGCGACTATGCGACGCTCGGCATCCTCTTCATGCTCGGGGTGACGGGTTATGTGCTGGAAGCGGCGCGCATCAGCAATTCCCCTCAGGAATGGGACTGGGCGTCGCCTGTCGGCCACCTCTTGGCGCAGGCGGTGCCGAACCTTTCGAACGGCGCCTATATCGGGATTTGGTGGTTCCACGCGGCTTGGGTCTGGGCCTTCTTCGCCTTCTTGCCGCAGATGCGGATCCGCCACGTGGTGACGGCGACCCTGACCGCGGCGGGCGCGCCTTCCAAGCCGATGGGCGAGCTCGTGCCCGTGACCATGGAAGAAGTCGAGGAGACCGGGCAGATCGGTGTCGCGGTGGCGAAGGACTATTCCCGGTGGCACCTGCTCTCGCTGGACGCATGCATGTCGTGCGGCCGCTGCACCGAGGTGTGCCCCGCTTACAACGTGGGCAAGGTCTTGAACCCGAAGCAGGTGGTTCAGGACATCCGTGACGCGGCGGTGACGGGCGACCCCGTCGCTCTCAAGGTGACGGAAGAGGCCCTGTGGCAGTGCACGACCTGCAACGCCTGCGTCGAGGCGTGCCCGGTTCTGATCAAGCACGTGGATATGATCGTGGACGCGCGGCGGAACCTGGTCGCCGAGGGCAAGCTGAGCGGCACGCCCTCGGTGATGTTGCGCCAGGTCGGTTCGACGGGCAACGCCTGGGGAGCTCCAGCGGCCAACCGCGAGGATTGGATGAAGGGGCTCGACGTGCCCCTGTGCCGCGACGGGGGCTCGTTCGACTATCTCTTTTGGGTGGGGTGTGCGGGGGCGACCGACCCTGGGGCGGTGAAGACGACGCAGGCCGTCGCCAAGCTCCTGAAGAAAGCGGGCGTGAAGTTCGCCTGCCTGGGCCGCGAGGAAGCTTGCACGGGCGACCCAGCCCGGCGCACGGGTGACGAGTTCCTTTTCCAGGAACAGGCGGGCAAGAACGTCCACGTCTTCGAAAAGTACGGGGTAAAGCGGGTCGTGACGGCCTGTCCGCACTGCTTCAACACGCTGAAGAACGAATACCACCAGTTGGGCGGGCGGCTGGAGGTGTTCCACCACACCCAACTCTTGCGCGACCTGATCGACGAGGGACGGCTCAACCCGGCGCGGCCCAAGGCGGGCGAGGTCGCCTTCCACGATCCCTGCTACTTGGCGCGCGTGAACCAGGAGAGCGACGCGCCGCGGGCCCTGGTCGGCGAGCGGACGAGCTTCAACACGGATGCGCCGGGCCTCGCGCACGACCTGTTGAAGGAGCCGGACGAGAACAAAGTGCTCGCCGAGCCCGTGCAGCACGCCCATAAGACGCTTTGCTGCGGGGCAGGCGGCGGCCGCATGTGGTTCGAGGAAGAGCCGGGCAAGCGTCCGAGCGAGCGGAGGGTCCGCCAGCTCTTGGAGACCGGCGCGAAGCAAATCGCGGTCGCCTGCCCCTTCTGCCGGATCATGCTCGACGCCAGTATCAAGCAAGTCGCGGGCGACGATGTGAGCCTCGTCGACATGGCCGAACTCTTGCAGGGCGCCAACGAGCCTGGCCGCGAATGA
- a CDS encoding polysaccharide deacetylase family protein encodes MAEGSVARVSPGIVSLTYDGTQACHIHKVLPVLERTGLKATFYAEPSLALDHASVWRQVVEAGHELGNGTLVSAALPDGSLPAWTVDMVQSEVLEADQMLREVFPAQRSFSFAFPWGPPRCAENVDYSQAVARNHPVCRTGILGFNPLPDVDLTAIKCVPMIGASFSGMTDVVRAAIDLGHWAVLSYDGVGTGDRSVDADAHEAFCEWLAVQQNVVVAPVIEVSQRLAPADMTVARLM; translated from the coding sequence ATGGCTGAAGGCAGCGTCGCCCGTGTCAGTCCTGGCATCGTATCACTCACCTATGACGGCACCCAGGCGTGCCACATTCATAAGGTCTTACCGGTGCTGGAAAGGACGGGGTTGAAAGCCACCTTCTATGCCGAGCCCTCCTTGGCGCTCGACCACGCTTCCGTCTGGCGGCAGGTCGTCGAGGCGGGGCACGAACTCGGGAACGGCACGCTGGTCTCTGCCGCGCTTCCGGACGGGTCGCTCCCCGCCTGGACGGTGGACATGGTCCAAAGCGAGGTCTTAGAGGCGGACCAGATGCTCCGCGAGGTCTTCCCCGCTCAGAGATCGTTCTCGTTCGCCTTTCCCTGGGGCCCGCCTCGGTGCGCTGAGAACGTGGATTACAGCCAGGCGGTCGCGCGCAACCACCCCGTTTGCCGGACCGGGATCTTGGGCTTCAACCCGTTGCCGGACGTCGACCTCACGGCGATCAAGTGCGTGCCCATGATCGGCGCCTCCTTCAGCGGGATGACAGACGTCGTCCGCGCCGCGATCGACTTGGGCCACTGGGCCGTGCTCTCCTATGACGGGGTGGGGACTGGGGACCGGAGCGTCGACGCGGACGCGCACGAGGCGTTCTGCGAATGGCTCGCCGTGCAGCAGAACGTGGTGGTGGCGCCGGTGATCGAGGTCTCCCAGAGGCTGGCCCCGGCGGACATGACGGTCGCCCGGTTGATGTAG
- a CDS encoding 7-carboxy-7-deazaguanine synthase QueE — MNLRIAEVFESIQGEGMWLGTPSTFVRVSGCNLRCRWCDTPYASWEPEGPVRDVRELADEIIVRAPTHVVLTGGEPMLFPPLETLANLLAQAGKTLTVETAGTVYRELPCDLMSISPKLANSTPEGGWRERHEETRAKALEGTLQKLVGSYSYQLKFVVDPEGSPGDVAEIEAVLARLPGVRADRVFLMAEGRDAETLHRRERLLVPLVMGRGWRLAPRYHIDLFGDSRGT, encoded by the coding sequence GTGAACCTGCGGATCGCCGAGGTCTTTGAAAGCATCCAGGGCGAGGGGATGTGGCTCGGCACGCCTTCGACCTTTGTCCGGGTCTCCGGGTGCAACCTCCGTTGCCGCTGGTGTGACACGCCCTATGCGAGCTGGGAACCAGAAGGGCCGGTACGCGACGTGAGAGAGCTTGCCGACGAGATAATCGTCCGCGCCCCGACCCATGTCGTTCTGACTGGGGGCGAGCCCATGCTGTTCCCTCCTCTGGAAACTCTGGCGAATCTGCTGGCACAGGCGGGGAAGACCTTGACGGTCGAGACGGCGGGGACCGTTTATCGCGAGCTGCCCTGCGACCTGATGTCGATCAGCCCCAAGCTCGCGAATTCGACCCCGGAAGGGGGGTGGCGGGAACGCCACGAAGAGACGCGGGCCAAAGCGCTCGAGGGGACGCTGCAGAAGCTCGTGGGGAGCTACTCCTACCAACTCAAGTTCGTGGTGGACCCCGAGGGCTCGCCGGGCGACGTAGCCGAGATCGAGGCTGTGCTTGCCCGGCTACCGGGGGTGCGCGCGGACCGGGTCTTTTTGATGGCAGAAGGGCGGGACGCGGAGACGCTCCACCGGCGGGAGCGGTTGCTCGTCCCCCTTGTCATGGGCCGCGGGTGGCGGTTGGCGCCCCGGTACCACATCGATCTCTTTGGCGACTCTCGTGGGACTTGA